Part of the Paenibacillus kyungheensis genome, TTGAATTTTACATCTACGAATGGAGGATTATGATGATTAAAGGATTGTACGAAGCATTGCTACCTGTCAAAGATATGAATAGATCGCTCGCTTTTTATGAGAAATTAGGGCTTGAGATTGCTCACCGCGGAGAGAGTCTGAGTTTTGTATGGATCGAGAAAGGAATCAGTTGGTTAGGGCTATGGGAAGGCGAGCAGGTGAACACACCGTATCATCCTTCTTTGCGTCATATGGCTTTTCGCGTTGATTATGAAGATATCAAGCAAGCCAAAGAGTGGTTAGAAGCCAAAGGAATTGCTGTACGCGAAGTGTTTGGCTTTCAACCGATTGGCCCGATTGTATTACCAAATAGACCTCAAGCGCATGCGGCTATTTATTTTGATGATCCTGATGGTAACTTGTTAGAATTTATTTGTCCGATTGAATTAGATACATCCGATCAGGAACAGATGATCTATTTGCATGAATGGGAAGAATTACAGTCCAAGCGAGGTAAAGAGTGACTACAGTTATGAATAATGATTTTAATGATTGGTTAGAGCAGACTTTTCCACAAATGAAGTTAGAAGTGCCTTTGTTTTATAACTTTCCTTTAGGATTACGGTTTGAATTAGGAGTACCTTATCGTGGTATTGATGATCCGACTTATTTTGAACAACTTCAACAACATGCTGTATCTTTATTTGAAGCTGTATTTGCTGAAAGTGAACAAGTATGTGTACTGACTTTTACTTATCAGACTGTATTATCTGATATTGAACGTATTGAGCGAAATGAAGTTCAGGTATTATCAACGTATCTACGATCAGAATGTTTTTCACAGGTTAAGCTCCATTCGCAACAACCTGATTATGATGAAGATACAGCAGAATTAAACGGATATATTCAAAGCCAATATGTATGGTGTACGATCCATGATCTTGATTATGCAGGGATTTTCAAAGCGATTAGTTATACAGATTTTCCGGAGCGAGGAGCTTCTTTATCTGAAAGCGTGTATTTTATAGAGCCCAAGCAACAAATCATCTTCCATATGTACGATGATCGTGGACTCGATATTGTAGGCATGCAAAAAGGTTCATTACAACGCTTGTATGAGCAATATTATGATTGGCTTTTACCGTATGATTTGGAAAAGATGGATCAGGTTTTTGGGACATAAATAAAGGAGGTACTTATGAGTGTTAGCAGTTATAGATGGGTCGGAAGTGAGCAACCTTTTTTAGATACGCCAA contains:
- a CDS encoding VOC family protein is translated as MIKGLYEALLPVKDMNRSLAFYEKLGLEIAHRGESLSFVWIEKGISWLGLWEGEQVNTPYHPSLRHMAFRVDYEDIKQAKEWLEAKGIAVREVFGFQPIGPIVLPNRPQAHAAIYFDDPDGNLLEFICPIELDTSDQEQMIYLHEWEELQSKRGKE
- a CDS encoding DUF3885 domain-containing protein, yielding MNNDFNDWLEQTFPQMKLEVPLFYNFPLGLRFELGVPYRGIDDPTYFEQLQQHAVSLFEAVFAESEQVCVLTFTYQTVLSDIERIERNEVQVLSTYLRSECFSQVKLHSQQPDYDEDTAELNGYIQSQYVWCTIHDLDYAGIFKAISYTDFPERGASLSESVYFIEPKQQIIFHMYDDRGLDIVGMQKGSLQRLYEQYYDWLLPYDLEKMDQVFGT